The bacterium genome contains a region encoding:
- the amrS gene encoding AmmeMemoRadiSam system radical SAM enzyme: MEGCAVRLDRRDFLRSCGGCLAAVAASGLAAPARAQARLSGADIPDHEAMFWDPAESQRVQCQLCPRKCRVDDLERGYCGVRENKGGKYVTRVWGAACAVNVDPIEKKPFFHFLPGSNAFSLATAGCNVDCAFCQNWEISQTRPEQVDVYSLPPRDAAASAAQSRARTVAFTYSEPVVFYEYMYDTALAAREKGLRAVMVSNGYIQEKPLVQLCGALDAIKVDLKSFREKYYKEVCSGELAPVLDSLKLIHAQGKWLEIVYLMVPTLNDGEAEIAELCDWVARELGPDVPLHFTRFHPMYRLTRLPSTPVASLERALELGRKAGLHFVYLGNVPGHPSESTRCPSCGAVVVRRVGYTVLEVALKSGSCKACGKPVAGVWT, from the coding sequence ATGGAGGGCTGCGCTGTGCGGCTCGACCGTCGTGATTTCCTACGTTCCTGCGGCGGCTGCCTGGCCGCCGTGGCCGCCTCGGGGCTGGCCGCTCCGGCCCGGGCGCAAGCACGCCTGTCCGGGGCCGATATCCCGGACCACGAGGCCATGTTCTGGGACCCGGCCGAAAGCCAGCGCGTGCAGTGCCAGCTCTGCCCGCGCAAGTGCCGGGTGGATGACCTGGAGCGCGGCTATTGCGGAGTGCGCGAGAACAAGGGCGGCAAGTATGTCACCCGGGTCTGGGGCGCAGCCTGCGCGGTGAACGTGGACCCCATCGAAAAAAAGCCGTTCTTCCATTTCCTGCCCGGCTCAAACGCCTTTTCCCTGGCCACGGCCGGATGCAACGTGGACTGCGCGTTCTGCCAGAACTGGGAGATCAGCCAGACCCGCCCCGAGCAGGTGGATGTCTACAGTCTGCCGCCGCGCGATGCCGCAGCCTCGGCCGCGCAAAGCCGGGCGCGCACTGTGGCTTTCACCTACAGCGAGCCGGTGGTGTTCTACGAGTACATGTACGACACCGCCCTGGCTGCCCGCGAGAAAGGCCTGCGGGCGGTGATGGTCTCGAACGGCTACATCCAGGAGAAGCCGCTCGTGCAGCTTTGCGGCGCGCTGGATGCGATCAAGGTGGACCTCAAATCGTTCCGCGAGAAATACTATAAGGAAGTCTGCTCGGGTGAGCTGGCCCCGGTGCTCGACTCGCTCAAGCTGATCCACGCGCAGGGAAAATGGCTGGAGATAGTCTATCTGATGGTGCCCACGCTGAACGACGGCGAGGCTGAGATCGCCGAGCTGTGCGACTGGGTCGCCCGGGAGCTGGGGCCGGATGTGCCGCTGCATTTCACCCGTTTCCACCCGATGTACCGTCTGACCCGCCTGCCCTCCACTCCGGTGGCCTCGCTGGAGCGCGCCCTGGAGCTGGGGCGCAAGGCCGGGCTGCACTTCGTCTACCTGGGCAACGTGCCCGGCCACCCCTCGGAATCCACCCGCTGCCCCTCCTGCGGCGCGGTTGTGGTGCGCCGGGTGGGCTACACGGTGTTGGAGGTGGCGCTCAAGAGCGGTTCCTGTAAGGCTTGCGGTAAACCTGTTGCCGGAGTCTGGACATGA
- a CDS encoding DUF362 domain-containing protein: protein MDRRRFLVAGPLTLALSLKSSPAVAAQGTATGLRGQVVTVRDKVFSSLGVAPDEKTASAMIERAICHLSGKGSLREAWAAFLGKARVVGLKPNCLAGHGVCSSPQFVHALAAQLVDNLPGLQKIVIWERSDRDLTHAGFEIVRSGKVQCLGNDSAGYSPELIVQGTVGSLFSRTVTETCDTLINLPVLKDHGIVGVSVGLKNLYGAVHNPNKYHPNRGDPFVADLNCAPPLRGKTVLTICEAFTAQYEGGPAYRPQWSWPAGLILAAADPVALDRVGWRMVEERRKAARMMSLAQAGREPSYIITAGDSSHNLGESDLSSIRESVLD from the coding sequence ATGGACAGACGGCGTTTCCTCGTGGCCGGGCCGCTGACTTTGGCCCTGAGCCTGAAATCCAGCCCGGCCGTAGCCGCACAAGGCACAGCGACCGGCCTGCGCGGGCAGGTGGTCACGGTGCGGGACAAGGTTTTCAGCAGCCTTGGCGTGGCCCCGGATGAAAAGACCGCCTCCGCGATGATCGAGCGGGCGATCTGCCATCTGAGCGGCAAGGGCAGCCTAAGGGAGGCCTGGGCCGCGTTCCTGGGAAAGGCGCGGGTGGTGGGGCTCAAGCCCAACTGCCTGGCGGGGCATGGGGTGTGCAGCTCGCCCCAGTTCGTGCACGCCCTGGCCGCGCAACTGGTTGACAACCTGCCAGGCCTGCAGAAAATAGTGATCTGGGAGCGCTCCGACCGCGACCTGACCCACGCCGGGTTCGAGATAGTCCGCAGCGGCAAGGTCCAGTGCCTGGGCAACGACAGCGCGGGCTACAGCCCGGAGCTTATAGTCCAGGGCACGGTGGGCAGCCTTTTTTCACGCACAGTGACCGAGACCTGCGACACGCTGATCAATCTTCCCGTACTCAAGGACCACGGCATCGTGGGCGTTTCGGTGGGGCTGAAAAACCTCTACGGCGCGGTGCACAACCCGAACAAGTACCACCCCAACCGTGGCGACCCGTTCGTGGCCGACCTCAACTGCGCGCCGCCCCTGCGCGGCAAGACCGTGCTCACGATTTGCGAGGCGTTCACCGCGCAGTACGAGGGCGGCCCGGCCTACCGTCCCCAGTGGAGCTGGCCCGCCGGGCTGATACTTGCCGCGGCCGACCCGGTGGCCCTGGACCGGGTGGGTTGGCGCATGGTGGAGGAGCGGCGCAAGGCCGCCAGGATGATGAGCCTGGCCCAGGCCGGACGCGAGCCCAGCTACATTATCACCGCCGGGGACAGCAGCCATAACCTGGGCGAAAGCGACCTGTCCAGTATCCGCGAGAGCGTGCTGGATTGA
- the amrB gene encoding AmmeMemoRadiSam system protein B: MGMGLEVRKPVVAGQFYPADPDRLRNEITAYLDRVDLDRSNLDILALVAPHAGYIYSAPVAAFAYRQVRGRGFDTVAVISPSHRESFGYSSVFGGKSYLTPLGELPVDREAVEILEKMENGRVRVAAVGHLGGEHALEVQLPFLQVVLEGPFNILPVVMGSQDQDSCQCLAGALMNALAGRRALVVASTDLSHYHSQQRAECLDSLVVERINAFDPDGLFLDIRGSRAEACGAGPLIAAMIAARGLGADSGEDLSYATSGERSGDYNHVVGYTAGIFYRKASPEA; the protein is encoded by the coding sequence ATGGGAATGGGCCTGGAGGTACGCAAACCGGTGGTGGCCGGACAGTTCTATCCCGCCGATCCCGACCGCCTCCGCAACGAGATCACCGCTTATCTGGACCGGGTGGACCTGGACCGCTCGAACCTGGACATCCTGGCCCTGGTCGCCCCGCACGCCGGCTACATCTATTCCGCGCCGGTGGCGGCTTTCGCCTACAGGCAGGTGCGTGGCCGCGGTTTCGACACAGTGGCGGTCATTTCGCCCAGCCACCGTGAGTCTTTCGGCTACAGCAGCGTGTTCGGCGGCAAGTCGTATCTCACACCGCTGGGCGAGCTGCCAGTGGACCGCGAGGCTGTTGAAATCCTGGAGAAAATGGAGAACGGCCGGGTGCGGGTGGCCGCGGTGGGGCACCTGGGGGGCGAGCACGCCCTGGAGGTGCAGTTGCCGTTCCTGCAGGTGGTGCTGGAGGGGCCGTTCAACATCCTGCCGGTGGTGATGGGCTCGCAGGACCAGGATTCCTGCCAGTGCCTGGCCGGGGCGCTGATGAATGCCCTGGCCGGGCGGCGCGCGCTGGTCGTGGCCAGCACCGACCTGTCCCATTACCACAGCCAGCAGCGGGCCGAGTGCCTGGACAGCTTGGTGGTCGAGCGGATCAACGCGTTCGATCCGGACGGCCTGTTCCTCGACATCCGGGGCAGCCGGGCCGAGGCCTGCGGGGCCGGGCCCCTGATCGCGGCCATGATCGCAGCCCGCGGCCTGGGCGCCGACTCGGGCGAGGATCTGAGCTACGCCACCAGCGGCGAGCGCAGCGGGGACTACAATCACGTGGTGGGCTACACCGCGGGGATATTTTACCGCAAGGCAAGCCCCGAGGCTTGA